A DNA window from Calliphora vicina chromosome 1, idCalVici1.1, whole genome shotgun sequence contains the following coding sequences:
- the Trc8 gene encoding protein TRC8 homolog isoform X2 has translation MSIRTKVLGMVDVIMRVPPILVIDEILKIGMGLPSRSYQTNNSVDAGGGGLNVIGIPETDIISSSHDNLLNNSTDASSSSAASNVAYNIMNNVTNIANATSENATVTGTAVSILSGIFGAIMEDILTDIYMLDPFSTLSVKIIICILGILCSACIFLLWTRHLVMVYMFVISLGLTFLSHWSNVSALALLEKSPCILEDIMSMNSTRLMDTSGVAMSLLPHLVAQWFMGMLFAYIHLGPRYELLQKSMPLIFASPIVLAMLPLKTEMIQYLPILADAVPLVLTKITVMSCGVDAGKTVYNGYQYAMNFVSNFGLSALIENEWQRLNVPSVLRVFWTVRLSQEFISMLLNDSVGTLNLLPTIQKLLVDGCETLTSVLGMTSVISVICHYIGKVFQWYLLNYDNDEEKSLGTVSAVLFYILALQTGLTSLSPDKRFLRLCRNLCLLTTALLHFLHNIVSPILMSLSAARNPSRKRHFRALTVCAFLVIAPLCLLKTLWSRHSPSTWLLAVTAFSVEVVVKVLVSLATYTLFLLDARRQTFWEKLDDYLYYVRAFGNSVEFCFGILLFFNGAWILVFESGGAIRAVMMCIHAYFNIWCEARSGWSVFMKRRSAVHKISSLPEATTAQLQVFDDVCAICYQEMYSAKITRCRHYFHGVCLRKWLYVQDRCPLCHEIMMYTDKTDEAEDEVRQQQEQNVPLPNRNREDNAIENRSRASDDTSSSSTASLLTANAGSSSSSSNNNSSGLASSNFNAANVAATSSNATTTSTTSTTAAAVATATAAASNTTHSFRFSPDLDVQD, from the exons atgtcaataCGTACCAAAGTTCTAGGCATGGTGGATGTCATTATGCGTGTGCCACCCATATTGGTGATTGATGAAATACTGAAGATTGGCATGGGGCTACCCAGTAGATCATACCAAACGAACAATAGTGTAGATGCCGGTGGTGGAGGTTTAAATGTTATTGGCATACCTGAAACCGACATCATTAGTTCATCACACGATAACCTGCTCAACAACAGCACCGATGCCTCATCATCGTCTGCAGCGTCAAATGTTgcctataatattatgaataacgTCACAAATATCGCAAATGCCACATCGGAAAATGCCACGGTTACTGGCACTGCGGTTAGCATTCTAAGTGGTATCTTCGGCGCTATCATGGAAGATATACTTACAGATATTTATATGTTGGATCCATTCTCAACACTATcagttaaaattattatttgtatattgG GTATTTTATGTTCGGCTTGTATATTTTTGCTCTGGACAAGACATTTGGTTATGGTTTATATGTTTGTGATATCGCTTGGTCTAACTTTCCTCTCTCACTGGTCAAATGTTTCGGCGCTGGCGTTACTCGAGAAGAGTCCGTGCATACTGGAAGATATAATGTCTATGAACTCGACGCGACTGATGGATACGAGTGGTGTGGCAATGTCGTTGCTGCCGCACTTGGTAGCACAATGGTTTATGGGTATGCTGTTCGCCTACATACACTTGGGTCCCCGTTATGAGTTGCTGCAGAAATCGATGCCTTTAATATTCGCCAGTCCCATTGTGTTGGCCATGTTGCCATTGAAAACAGAAATGATCCAATATTTACCCATCCTCGCCGACGCTGTGCCATTGGTGCTGACAAAAATCACTGTGATGAGTTGTGGCGTGGATGCGGGTAAAACCGTGTACAACGGTTATCAGTACGCCATGAATTTCGTAAGTAATTTTGGTTTATCTGCCCTCATCGAGAACGAGTGGCAGCGACTGAATGTGCCCAGTGTTTTAAGAGTTTTCTGGACCGTAAG ACTCTCTCAAGAATTTATCTCCATGCTGTTGAATGATAGCGTTGGTACTCTAAACTTATTGCCCACCATTCAGAAGTTACTGGTCGATGGTTGTGAAACATTAACGTCAGTGTTGGGCATGACTTCGGTGATTTCGGTTATATGCCACTATATAGGAAAGGTCTTTCAATGGTACCTTTTGAATTATGATAACGATGAGGAAAAGTCTTTGGGCACCGTTTCGGCTGTTTTATTCTATATACTGGCATTGCAGACCGGTCTAACATCCTTGTCACCCGATAAACGTTTCTTGCGTTTGTGTCGCAATCTGTGCCTTTTAACAACTGCTTTGCTACACTTTTTGCACAATATTGTTTCACCCATACTCATGTCATTGAGTGCGGCCCGAAATCCATCGCGCAAACGACATTTTCGTGCCTTGACTGTGTGCGCTTTTCTAGTCATTGCGCCCTTGTGTTTGTTGAAAACACTGTGGAGTAGACATTCGCCCTCAACATGGTTGTTGGCCGTTACGGCATTTTCCGTAGAGGTTGTGGTAAAG gtTTTGGTTTCTTTGGCAACTTACACTTTATTCTTATTGGATGCTCGCCGTCAAACATTCTGGGAAAAATTAGACGACTACTTGTATTATGTGCGTGCTTTTGGCAATTCCGTTGAATTCTGTTTTGGTATTTTGCTCTTCTTCAATGGTGCTTggattttagtttttgaatCAG GAGGCGCCATACGAGCCGTAATGATGTGCATCCATGCGTACTTTAATATCTGGTGTGAGGCCCGTTCTGGATGGTCGGTCTTTATGAAGAGAAGATCAGCCGTGCATAAAATATCCTCCCTGCCCGAAGCAACAACGGCCCAACTACAGGTTTTCGATGATGTGTGCGCTATTTGCTATCAG GAAATGTATTCAGCGAAAATTACAAGATGTCGACATTATTTCCATGGAGTTTGTCTTCGTAAATGGTTGTATGTGCAAGACAGATGTCCTCTATGTCATGAAATTATGATGTATACCGATAAAACTGATGAAGCTGAAGATGAGGTGCgccaacaacaagaacaaaatGTTCCCTTACCTAACCGTAATAGAGAG GACAATGCCATTGAAAATCGAAGTCGTGCCTCCGACGATACTAGTTCTTCATCAACAGCTTCTTTATTAACTGCCAATGCTGGTagcagcagtagtagtagtaataacAATAGTTCTGGTCTTGCCAGCAGTAATTTTAATGCAGCCAATGTGGCTGCCACTTCATCAAATGCCACCACTACATCTACGACTTCAACAACGGCAGCCGCTGTTGCTACCGCTACGGCTGCGGCTAGTAATACAACTCATAGTTTTCGATTTTCACCCGATCTTGATGTACAGGATTAA
- the Trc8 gene encoding protein TRC8 homolog isoform X1 produces the protein MSIRTKVLGMVDVIMRVPPILVIDEILKIGMGLPSRSYQTNNSVDAGGGGLNVIGIPETDIISSSHDNLLNNSTDASSSSAASNVAYNIMNNVTNIANATSENATVTGTAVSILSGIFGAIMEDILTDIYMLDPFSTLSVKIIICILGILCSACIFLLWTRHLVMVYMFVISLGLTFLSHWSNVSALALLEKSPCILEDIMSMNSTRLMDTSGVAMSLLPHLVAQWFMGMLFAYIHLGPRYELLQKSMPLIFASPIVLAMLPLKTEMIQYLPILADAVPLVLTKITVMSCGVDAGKTVYNGYQYAMNFVSNFGLSALIENEWQRLNVPSVLRVFWTVRLSQEFISMLLNDSVGTLNLLPTIQKLLVDGCETLTSVLGMTSVISVICHYIGKVFQWYLLNYDNDEEKSLGTVSAVLFYILALQTGLTSLSPDKRFLRLCRNLCLLTTALLHFLHNIVSPILMSLSAARNPSRKRHFRALTVCAFLVIAPLCLLKTLWSRHSPSTWLLAVTAFSVEVVVKVLVSLATYTLFLLDARRQTFWEKLDDYLYYVRAFGNSVEFCFGILLFFNGAWILVFESAKNATGGAIRAVMMCIHAYFNIWCEARSGWSVFMKRRSAVHKISSLPEATTAQLQVFDDVCAICYQEMYSAKITRCRHYFHGVCLRKWLYVQDRCPLCHEIMMYTDKTDEAEDEVRQQQEQNVPLPNRNREDNAIENRSRASDDTSSSSTASLLTANAGSSSSSSNNNSSGLASSNFNAANVAATSSNATTTSTTSTTAAAVATATAAASNTTHSFRFSPDLDVQD, from the exons atgtcaataCGTACCAAAGTTCTAGGCATGGTGGATGTCATTATGCGTGTGCCACCCATATTGGTGATTGATGAAATACTGAAGATTGGCATGGGGCTACCCAGTAGATCATACCAAACGAACAATAGTGTAGATGCCGGTGGTGGAGGTTTAAATGTTATTGGCATACCTGAAACCGACATCATTAGTTCATCACACGATAACCTGCTCAACAACAGCACCGATGCCTCATCATCGTCTGCAGCGTCAAATGTTgcctataatattatgaataacgTCACAAATATCGCAAATGCCACATCGGAAAATGCCACGGTTACTGGCACTGCGGTTAGCATTCTAAGTGGTATCTTCGGCGCTATCATGGAAGATATACTTACAGATATTTATATGTTGGATCCATTCTCAACACTATcagttaaaattattatttgtatattgG GTATTTTATGTTCGGCTTGTATATTTTTGCTCTGGACAAGACATTTGGTTATGGTTTATATGTTTGTGATATCGCTTGGTCTAACTTTCCTCTCTCACTGGTCAAATGTTTCGGCGCTGGCGTTACTCGAGAAGAGTCCGTGCATACTGGAAGATATAATGTCTATGAACTCGACGCGACTGATGGATACGAGTGGTGTGGCAATGTCGTTGCTGCCGCACTTGGTAGCACAATGGTTTATGGGTATGCTGTTCGCCTACATACACTTGGGTCCCCGTTATGAGTTGCTGCAGAAATCGATGCCTTTAATATTCGCCAGTCCCATTGTGTTGGCCATGTTGCCATTGAAAACAGAAATGATCCAATATTTACCCATCCTCGCCGACGCTGTGCCATTGGTGCTGACAAAAATCACTGTGATGAGTTGTGGCGTGGATGCGGGTAAAACCGTGTACAACGGTTATCAGTACGCCATGAATTTCGTAAGTAATTTTGGTTTATCTGCCCTCATCGAGAACGAGTGGCAGCGACTGAATGTGCCCAGTGTTTTAAGAGTTTTCTGGACCGTAAG ACTCTCTCAAGAATTTATCTCCATGCTGTTGAATGATAGCGTTGGTACTCTAAACTTATTGCCCACCATTCAGAAGTTACTGGTCGATGGTTGTGAAACATTAACGTCAGTGTTGGGCATGACTTCGGTGATTTCGGTTATATGCCACTATATAGGAAAGGTCTTTCAATGGTACCTTTTGAATTATGATAACGATGAGGAAAAGTCTTTGGGCACCGTTTCGGCTGTTTTATTCTATATACTGGCATTGCAGACCGGTCTAACATCCTTGTCACCCGATAAACGTTTCTTGCGTTTGTGTCGCAATCTGTGCCTTTTAACAACTGCTTTGCTACACTTTTTGCACAATATTGTTTCACCCATACTCATGTCATTGAGTGCGGCCCGAAATCCATCGCGCAAACGACATTTTCGTGCCTTGACTGTGTGCGCTTTTCTAGTCATTGCGCCCTTGTGTTTGTTGAAAACACTGTGGAGTAGACATTCGCCCTCAACATGGTTGTTGGCCGTTACGGCATTTTCCGTAGAGGTTGTGGTAAAG gtTTTGGTTTCTTTGGCAACTTACACTTTATTCTTATTGGATGCTCGCCGTCAAACATTCTGGGAAAAATTAGACGACTACTTGTATTATGTGCGTGCTTTTGGCAATTCCGTTGAATTCTGTTTTGGTATTTTGCTCTTCTTCAATGGTGCTTggattttagtttttgaatCAG CAAAAAATGCTACAGGAGGCGCCATACGAGCCGTAATGATGTGCATCCATGCGTACTTTAATATCTGGTGTGAGGCCCGTTCTGGATGGTCGGTCTTTATGAAGAGAAGATCAGCCGTGCATAAAATATCCTCCCTGCCCGAAGCAACAACGGCCCAACTACAGGTTTTCGATGATGTGTGCGCTATTTGCTATCAG GAAATGTATTCAGCGAAAATTACAAGATGTCGACATTATTTCCATGGAGTTTGTCTTCGTAAATGGTTGTATGTGCAAGACAGATGTCCTCTATGTCATGAAATTATGATGTATACCGATAAAACTGATGAAGCTGAAGATGAGGTGCgccaacaacaagaacaaaatGTTCCCTTACCTAACCGTAATAGAGAG GACAATGCCATTGAAAATCGAAGTCGTGCCTCCGACGATACTAGTTCTTCATCAACAGCTTCTTTATTAACTGCCAATGCTGGTagcagcagtagtagtagtaataacAATAGTTCTGGTCTTGCCAGCAGTAATTTTAATGCAGCCAATGTGGCTGCCACTTCATCAAATGCCACCACTACATCTACGACTTCAACAACGGCAGCCGCTGTTGCTACCGCTACGGCTGCGGCTAGTAATACAACTCATAGTTTTCGATTTTCACCCGATCTTGATGTACAGGATTAA
- the LOC135960519 gene encoding uncharacterized protein LOC135960519, translating into MKPQKFIQSYKCDCFQPYNYCNCSHKIISGDILLENVTDIAESLVEVMNLCGIYLVKAKASIDVIIYYFLHFDEIVHRIDSIPRKRLCKEDLMHDLSRKCSMNRTEAQMAYSIIKRAFKALYHGTDVGGVPNSLLSDKLTHTSECLWVHAAQRTAQIYASYEGLFYACQKDLECKIKLIYKQLYDRITNRTQPDDELECTCMKCLKRIAKESLKSVKVTTGMHDMEDPYEEMFIKEQQEEMAKQVNENFTESFGIVENERKRHCSCPSLNITEKDYAYRETAESTYTGSSQGPFDCRWISISKEEFDADEADVILKLPEEFPCPPCDLDEECDTECQCTCEDCTCKSDDEIFCGEFHGEDEEDLEQQYPDEEHSLLSEDVTNSVTI; encoded by the exons atgaaaccccaaaaattcatacaaagttaCAAATGCGATTGCTTTCAACCATATAATTATTGCAATTGTTCGCATAAAATTATCTCTGGTGACATATTGTTGGAAAATGTAACCGATATTGCTGAATCGTTGGTCGAG GTAATGAATCTTTGTGGGATTTATTTGGTGAAAGCAAAAGCCTCCATAGATGTcatcatttattattttctgcATTTTGATGAAATAGTACATCGCATTGATTCCATACCCAGAAAACGTCTATGCAAAGAAGATCTCATGCATGATTTAAGTCGTAAATGTTCCATGAATCGCACAGAAGCTCAAATGGCATATTCCATTATAAAGAGAGCATTCAAAGCTTTATATCATGGCACCGATGTGGGTGGTGTGCCCAATAGTCTGTTAAGTGATAAATTGACACACACTTCAGAATGTCTATGGGTGCATGCGGCACAGCGCACAGCTCAGATTTATGCCTCATATGAGGGCTTATTTTATGCCTGTCAAAAGGATTTGGAAtgtaaaatcaaattaatttataaacaattgtaTGATCGTATAACTAATCGGACTCAGCCGGATGATGAACTTGAATGTACTTGCATGAAATGTCTGAAAAGAATTGCCAAGGAAAGTCTAAAGTCTGTTAAAGTTACTACCGGAATGCATGATATGGAAGATCCTTATGAAGAGATGTTTATTAAAGAGCAGCAAGAAGAAATGGCAAAGCAAGTGAATGAAAATTTCACAGAATCCTTTGGAATAGtggaaaatgaaagaaaaagacATTGCTCATGTCCATCTCTAAATATAACGGAAAAGGATTATGCTTACCGAGAAACGGCAGAATCTACCTATACTGGTTCCAGTCAAGGTCCCTTTGACTGTCGTTGGATCTCAATTAGCAAGGAAGAGTTTGATGCTGATGAAGCCGATGTAATTCTTAAACTACCAGAGGAATTTCCATGTCCTCCATGTGATTTAGATGAGGAATGTGATACAGAATGTCAATGTACTTGTGAGGATTGTACTTGTAAATCAGATGATGAAATATTTTGCGGAGAATTTCATGGTGAAGATGAAGAAGACTTGGAACAACAATATCCCGATGAAGAACATAGCTTGCTCTCAGAGGATGTAACTAATTCAGTtacaatttga